The Nitrospinota bacterium genome contains a region encoding:
- the nrfD gene encoding polysulfide reductase NrfD, with the protein MLALSEVKKGSNLYYGWVAGLSAVILLGVISYAVQMSNGFIVTSIRDQVSWGFYISNFTFLVGVAAAAVLLVLPAYIYHFKPIKEIVFLGEMMAITAICMCIMFVTVDLGHPERVWHMLPLFGSPNFPRSMLTWDVLALNGYLIINATVFFYIMYKLYEGADYDKIMPLVLLSIPWAVSIHTVTAFLYNGLGARPFWNASILAPRFLASAFCSGPALMIIVLQAMRKLAKVPIDNKAIFKLSELIAFTMAINIFLLGCEVFKEVYSDSIHLYSLKYLYFGLHGHNGLVFWMWTALLFNSASLFLFLYPKTSQNIKYVNAACVMTFIGVYIEKGFGLIIPGFVPDTLGEIYDYSPSWVEIGVTMGIWAAGALIYTMLFKFAYPIYSKNLRGVGEETV; encoded by the coding sequence ATGTTGGCCCTTTCGGAGGTCAAGAAAGGGAGCAATCTGTATTATGGCTGGGTGGCGGGTCTTTCGGCTGTCATCCTGCTGGGGGTGATATCGTACGCCGTGCAGATGAGCAACGGCTTTATCGTCACCTCGATCAGGGACCAGGTCTCATGGGGCTTTTACATCTCAAACTTCACATTCCTTGTCGGCGTGGCGGCGGCGGCGGTGCTGCTGGTGCTTCCCGCGTACATTTATCATTTCAAGCCCATCAAGGAGATCGTGTTCCTTGGAGAAATGATGGCCATAACGGCCATTTGCATGTGCATCATGTTCGTCACGGTGGATTTGGGGCATCCGGAGCGGGTTTGGCACATGCTGCCGTTATTCGGTTCGCCAAACTTCCCCCGGTCAATGCTGACATGGGACGTGCTGGCGCTCAACGGTTACCTTATAATAAACGCCACTGTTTTCTTCTATATCATGTACAAGTTGTACGAGGGGGCGGACTATGACAAGATCATGCCCCTTGTGCTGCTGTCCATCCCATGGGCGGTGAGCATCCACACCGTCACCGCGTTCCTGTACAACGGCCTTGGCGCGCGCCCCTTCTGGAACGCCTCCATTCTGGCCCCCAGGTTTCTGGCTTCGGCGTTCTGCTCCGGCCCGGCGCTGATGATCATTGTCCTTCAGGCCATGCGCAAACTGGCGAAGGTGCCCATAGACAACAAGGCCATCTTCAAGCTGTCGGAGCTTATCGCCTTCACCATGGCCATCAACATTTTCCTGCTGGGGTGCGAGGTGTTCAAGGAGGTCTATTCCGACAGCATCCACCTGTACTCGCTCAAGTATCTTTATTTCGGGCTTCACGGCCACAACGGCCTGGTTTTCTGGATGTGGACCGCGCTTCTGTTCAACAGCGCAAGCCTGTTTTTGTTTCTATACCCCAAGACCTCGCAGAATATAAAATACGTCAACGCCGCATGTGTCATGACATTTATCGGCGTTTACATAGAGAAGGGGTTTGGACTGATCATCCCCGGGTTCGTGCCGGACACTCTAGGTGAGATATACGACTATTCACCTTCGTGGGTGGAAATCGGCGTGACGATGGGCATTTGGGCGGCGGGCGCGTTGATATACACAATGCTGTTCAAGTTCGCATACCCCATTTACAGCAAGAATTTGCGGGGCGTGGGGGAGGAGACCGTTTAG
- a CDS encoding 4Fe-4S dicluster domain-containing protein → MTIEKDNMKTGGGVERRKFLKAAAAGLGAMALPACGSSGFQKFFQSHFREMSPGELETVLKRMEEEYGAKYGKKFSVNAEKPMENVLFGYGLDLSRCIGCRRCVYACVEENNQSRDPQIHWISVLRFKKGDKWMDLENSTKYYNPEKVPEEGYFYVPIACQQCENPPCTKVCPVQATWKEKDGIIVVDYNWCIGCRYCMAACPYGARHFNLTDPGLPPEEANPATHYLGNRPRPRGVVEKCTFCVQRTRQGRYPACSEICPTGARKFGNMLDPESEIRYLIDKKRVFRLKEDLNTVPKFFYFL, encoded by the coding sequence ATGACGATAGAAAAGGACAATATGAAAACTGGCGGCGGCGTCGAACGCAGGAAATTTCTCAAGGCGGCCGCCGCGGGGCTTGGCGCGATGGCTTTGCCGGCCTGCGGCTCGTCCGGATTCCAGAAGTTTTTCCAGAGCCATTTCCGGGAGATGAGCCCGGGTGAGCTTGAGACCGTCCTGAAAAGGATGGAGGAGGAATATGGCGCCAAGTATGGCAAAAAGTTCTCAGTCAACGCCGAAAAGCCGATGGAAAACGTGCTGTTCGGCTATGGGCTGGACTTGTCCCGATGCATCGGGTGCAGGCGCTGCGTTTACGCTTGCGTGGAGGAGAACAACCAGTCGCGCGATCCGCAGATTCACTGGATATCCGTGCTCCGCTTCAAGAAGGGAGACAAGTGGATGGACCTGGAAAACTCCACCAAGTACTATAATCCCGAAAAAGTGCCGGAGGAGGGCTACTTCTATGTGCCTATAGCCTGCCAGCAGTGCGAGAATCCGCCATGCACCAAGGTGTGTCCCGTGCAGGCTACATGGAAGGAAAAGGACGGGATCATCGTTGTTGACTACAACTGGTGCATCGGATGCCGATATTGCATGGCGGCCTGTCCGTATGGGGCGAGGCACTTTAACCTCACCGATCCCGGCCTGCCGCCGGAAGAGGCCAATCCCGCCACCCATTACCTTGGCAACAGGCCCCGGCCCCGGGGGGTCGTGGAAAAATGCACGTTCTGCGTCCAGCGGACGCGGCAGGGGAGGTATCCGGCATGTTCGGAGATTTGCCCCACGGGCGCCAGGAAGTTCGGGAACATGCTCGATCCGGAAAGCGAGATACGGTACTTGATAGACAAGAAACGCGTGTTCAGGCTCAAAGAGGATTTGAACACGGTACCCAAATTTTTCTATTTCCTGTGA
- a CDS encoding molybdenum cofactor biosynthesis protein MoaE, which yields MAVIQREEFDVNHQVRELMRKDARAGAVAVFVGTVKSPSKGMEITKLEFECYPSMAVKKLDELEREAKSKFGVLCCHIIHRIGEIQSGEPIVFVGASCVSRASAFDACEWLIDELKKRAPIWKKEFSADGSHWVEDHP from the coding sequence ATGGCTGTCATTCAGCGCGAGGAGTTCGACGTCAACCATCAGGTGCGCGAACTTATGCGCAAGGACGCCAGGGCCGGGGCTGTCGCGGTATTCGTTGGGACCGTCAAATCCCCTTCTAAAGGAATGGAAATAACCAAGCTGGAGTTTGAATGCTACCCCTCCATGGCCGTCAAGAAGCTCGATGAGCTCGAGCGCGAGGCGAAATCAAAATTCGGAGTGTTGTGCTGCCATATAATCCACAGGATCGGGGAAATCCAGTCAGGCGAGCCTATTGTGTTTGTCGGGGCGTCATGTGTAAGCAGGGCGTCCGCCTTTGACGCGTGCGAATGGTTGATAGACGAATTGAAAAAACGCGCTCCCATCTGGAAAAAAGAGTTCTCAGCCGACGGCAGCCATTGGGTCGAGGATCATCCATAA
- the tatA gene encoding twin-arginine translocase TatA/TatE family subunit gives MMGLGMPEMMVILLLVLLVFGAKRLPEIGGGLGKGIKNFREQLSSKSMDAEREKLPEAKDNA, from the coding sequence ATGATGGGTTTGGGGATGCCTGAGATGATGGTTATTCTGCTTTTGGTCCTGCTTGTATTCGGGGCCAAACGGCTGCCGGAAATCGGCGGCGGGCTTGGCAAAGGCATAAAAAATTTCAGGGAACAGCTAAGTTCAAAATCCATGGACGCAGAGCGGGAAAAGCTTCCTGAGGCAAAGGATAACGCTTAA
- a CDS encoding class I SAM-dependent methyltransferase: MSLLNYYTACGISPVHYLASSVQEHLERRQSLYDMLGLPGLMFRGAKVLEIAAGSGQNSLYVSMQLPSKYVIIEPNPAALKQIEGTYADFNFPHTRPEVLPVTLEEYGSGGKFDVVICENWLGASDHERSLAGTIADLVAPGGAMVLTALSIAGWLPNLIRYGLVQKMSAGKPDDYQTRVAMALEAFSPHLRTIAGMTRRHEDWVKDNMVNPTYLVQGLTLEMILQEAAPKGFTVFGSSPGFITEWRWFKQLTGEGKKKNENALECYERLTHNFLDYRRTFPERDAGLNAQLSGLAAALLSALAGIDAMGRAEVPSAKYDEIIILLRRIKDNVNTVSGEMGAAIDEAIRALDSPEVTPSALSEMENFKHWFGRETLYFSLIRSNAVPDSPHEG; this comes from the coding sequence TTGTCTTTACTTAATTATTACACCGCGTGCGGGATATCCCCGGTGCATTACCTTGCGTCCAGCGTGCAGGAGCATCTGGAGCGCAGACAGTCACTCTACGACATGCTCGGTTTGCCCGGACTTATGTTCCGCGGCGCAAAAGTCCTGGAAATAGCTGCCGGATCAGGCCAGAACAGCTTGTATGTTTCAATGCAGCTTCCTTCAAAGTACGTCATCATCGAGCCTAACCCGGCAGCCTTGAAGCAGATTGAAGGGACATACGCCGATTTTAATTTCCCGCATACCCGGCCTGAAGTGCTGCCTGTGACGCTGGAGGAATACGGCTCCGGCGGGAAATTCGACGTGGTGATCTGCGAGAACTGGCTGGGGGCTTCCGATCATGAGCGTTCCCTTGCCGGGACAATAGCGGACCTCGTGGCCCCGGGCGGCGCAATGGTCCTCACGGCCCTGTCCATCGCAGGATGGCTGCCAAACCTTATCCGCTACGGGCTTGTCCAGAAGATGTCCGCCGGAAAGCCGGACGATTATCAAACACGGGTGGCGATGGCGCTGGAAGCGTTCTCCCCCCACCTGCGGACGATAGCCGGGATGACCAGGCGCCATGAGGACTGGGTGAAGGACAATATGGTGAATCCGACCTATTTGGTCCAGGGGCTCACCCTGGAAATGATCCTCCAGGAAGCGGCGCCAAAAGGCTTTACGGTCTTTGGGTCCAGCCCTGGTTTTATCACGGAGTGGCGCTGGTTCAAGCAGCTCACCGGCGAAGGAAAGAAAAAGAACGAGAATGCCCTGGAATGCTATGAGCGGTTGACGCACAATTTTCTGGACTATCGGAGGACATTTCCAGAAAGGGACGCCGGGCTCAACGCTCAATTAAGCGGACTTGCCGCCGCGTTGCTTTCCGCTTTGGCCGGAATTGACGCAATGGGCCGGGCTGAGGTTCCATCGGCCAAATATGACGAGATCATAATTCTATTACGGCGGATAAAGGACAATGTCAATACCGTCTCCGGAGAAATGGGCGCGGCCATTGACGAGGCGATCCGGGCGCTGGACTCCCCCGAGGTCACCCCTTCCGCCTTGTCAGAGATGGAGAATTTCAAGCACTGGTTTGGCAGGGAGACCTTGTATTTCTCGCTGATCCGGTCCAATGCCGTCCCTGATTCCCCTCATGAAGGATGA
- the moaA gene encoding GTP 3',8-cyclase MoaA — MSGQLVDGSGRSVEYLRLSVTDRCNLSCAYCRPVTDVRKPNPCDMLSLKDMLRLVRVFARLGIRKIRVTGGEPLTRKGIINFIEQVARTEGIERVALTTNGILMRSMSASLVSAGVKNVNISLDTMSRDKYARLTGRQGLGDVMRGIKAALRAGFESVKINMVAIRGVNSDEVMKFARLSTGINAQIRFIELMPASGDYWNEDKFIPASEIKRNITPLGPLLRVESRPWSGPAEVYRLEGAKGELGFISAMSRHFCGACNRMRLTSGGKLLTCLFGGTALDIGQMIRSGADDEDIASAVLPALLEKNSSHGGANGDSALKPRMIGVGG; from the coding sequence ATGAGCGGCCAACTTGTTGACGGTTCTGGCAGGAGCGTCGAGTACCTCCGGCTGTCGGTGACTGACAGGTGCAACCTGTCATGCGCATACTGCCGCCCCGTTACGGACGTCCGCAAACCCAATCCTTGCGACATGCTTTCCCTGAAGGACATGCTCCGCCTGGTCCGCGTTTTCGCCAGGCTTGGAATCCGCAAGATACGTGTGACGGGAGGCGAGCCGCTGACGCGAAAAGGAATAATCAACTTTATAGAGCAGGTTGCGCGGACCGAAGGAATAGAACGGGTCGCCCTCACCACAAATGGAATATTGATGCGTTCGATGTCCGCAAGCCTGGTTTCCGCGGGTGTCAAAAACGTGAACATAAGCCTGGACACGATGAGCAGGGACAAATACGCCCGGCTGACAGGCCGTCAGGGATTGGGTGATGTCATGCGCGGAATAAAGGCCGCGTTGCGCGCCGGATTTGAATCCGTAAAAATCAACATGGTCGCGATACGCGGGGTCAACAGCGATGAAGTCATGAAATTCGCGCGCTTATCAACGGGGATAAACGCTCAAATACGGTTCATAGAGCTGATGCCCGCGTCCGGTGATTACTGGAACGAGGACAAGTTCATCCCGGCGAGCGAAATAAAGCGGAACATCACCCCGCTTGGGCCTCTTTTACGTGTTGAATCCCGCCCTTGGAGCGGCCCAGCGGAAGTTTACAGGCTTGAGGGGGCAAAAGGGGAACTTGGCTTTATCTCGGCGATGAGCCGCCATTTTTGCGGCGCCTGCAACAGGATGCGCCTTACTTCGGGCGGAAAGCTTTTAACATGCCTTTTCGGCGGAACCGCCCTGGACATCGGGCAGATGATACGTTCCGGAGCGGATGATGAAGATATTGCGTCCGCCGTCCTGCCGGCTTTGCTCGAAAAAAACAGCTCTCATGGCGGAGCCAACGGCGACAGCGCATTAAAGCCCCGCATGATCGGGGTTGGAGGATAA
- a CDS encoding MoaD/ThiS family protein gives MAKLLLFASIRERAGVDSLSVPLDESVKLDLFLQKAAQNAALLPSLLKSPSLLYAINGEMSGLDSQVCDSDEVAVLPPLSGGV, from the coding sequence TTGGCAAAGTTGCTGCTTTTCGCTTCAATCAGGGAGCGTGCGGGCGTGGATTCATTATCGGTCCCGCTGGACGAATCGGTGAAGCTTGACCTTTTTCTGCAAAAGGCCGCGCAGAATGCGGCTTTGCTCCCATCGCTATTAAAGTCTCCAAGCTTGCTTTACGCCATCAACGGTGAAATGTCCGGGCTTGATTCTCAGGTGTGTGATTCGGACGAGGTGGCGGTGCTCCCTCCCCTTTCGGGTGGCGTGTGA
- a CDS encoding cytochrome c3 family protein, translating to MALLVYWHSPALAEIVGVIVGVEEEAALEGEALPEEKLIPSPDYPNLFLNQDGELVDDLGIVLRLAKNANLCIKCHYGKSEHEKLILNWDKSKHAKRGISCTKCHGGKPEAAVLADAKKEGTGFKHIKDSMTTLTGERVRQVAFEYCGQCHGEKFREWEAGVHGKRLGQWNGEKQMWVCIKCHNPHNPKFRKIAPKPAPVAPSEMRTTKAKTWSANTGQPK from the coding sequence ATGGCTTTGCTTGTTTATTGGCATTCCCCGGCGCTGGCGGAGATTGTCGGCGTGATTGTCGGTGTGGAGGAAGAGGCTGCCTTGGAGGGAGAGGCGCTTCCGGAGGAAAAGCTGATTCCGTCACCGGATTACCCCAACCTTTTCCTCAACCAGGATGGGGAGCTTGTGGACGATCTTGGCATAGTCCTGCGGCTCGCCAAGAACGCAAACCTTTGCATCAAGTGCCACTACGGGAAATCCGAACATGAGAAGCTTATCCTGAACTGGGATAAAAGCAAACACGCGAAACGCGGCATATCTTGCACGAAATGCCATGGAGGCAAACCTGAAGCGGCAGTCCTCGCCGATGCGAAGAAGGAGGGGACTGGGTTTAAGCATATAAAGGACTCCATGACAACCCTGACTGGAGAAAGGGTCAGGCAGGTGGCTTTCGAGTATTGCGGCCAGTGCCATGGGGAAAAGTTCCGGGAATGGGAAGCCGGGGTCCACGGCAAACGGCTTGGACAATGGAATGGCGAAAAGCAGATGTGGGTGTGCATAAAGTGCCACAATCCGCACAATCCGAAATTCAGGAAAATAGCGCCCAAACCGGCGCCGGTGGCTCCTTCCGAAATGAGGACGACCAAGGCCAAAACCTGGTCCGCCAATACCGGCCAGCCGAAATAG
- a CDS encoding glycosyltransferase family 4 protein: MAVKKVVIVEAAGKGKLSQSAYSLCCALAEYGCDVTLITAKDYELDNLPAKFEIVKLFSDKNSIRIYFDFLSAAALIRKIKPDIVHFKWFPSAAIGFAFLKLLRRAATAKLVYTPGNILPHRNRFAHVKWWAGIYNEMDAIIAHSDYCKDVLADIFEIDSARIQVVPDYVCFDTLANLVSREEARLALGMGHSEKIALFIGYLNKGKSIENLVSAFAMAKCQVPEAKLVIAGQPVEGCADPLELATRGNLDKDVHFDLRYVPFLELLRYLAACDAVVLPYSKISQSPVHRLAAAFGKPVVSLEMAKTSPDYLSENTAVENPASRLALAMTEALSGRGGAPYGKSDQPPPLSWDQVAAYTCRAYSIACGHA; encoded by the coding sequence ATGGCGGTCAAAAAGGTGGTGATAGTGGAAGCCGCCGGCAAGGGCAAGCTTTCCCAGTCCGCGTACAGCCTTTGCTGCGCTCTTGCCGAGTATGGTTGCGACGTCACCCTCATCACCGCCAAGGATTATGAGCTGGACAATCTCCCCGCAAAATTTGAAATCGTAAAGCTTTTCTCGGACAAAAACTCGATCCGGATTTATTTCGACTTTCTTTCCGCCGCCGCGTTGATAAGGAAGATAAAACCGGACATCGTGCATTTCAAATGGTTTCCATCGGCGGCAATCGGCTTTGCCTTCCTCAAATTGCTCAGGCGGGCGGCCACGGCCAAGCTCGTATATACCCCCGGCAACATCCTGCCGCACAGGAACAGGTTCGCACACGTCAAATGGTGGGCGGGAATATATAATGAGATGGACGCCATAATCGCCCATTCAGACTATTGCAAGGACGTCCTTGCGGATATATTCGAAATTGATTCCGCCCGGATACAGGTTGTGCCTGATTATGTATGTTTCGACACCCTTGCCAACCTTGTGAGCCGCGAGGAGGCCCGCTTGGCGCTTGGCATGGGCCACTCGGAGAAAATCGCGCTGTTCATCGGCTACCTGAACAAGGGAAAAAGCATCGAAAACCTGGTCAGCGCTTTCGCCATGGCCAAATGCCAGGTGCCAGAGGCGAAGCTTGTGATCGCGGGGCAACCGGTGGAGGGTTGCGCGGACCCGTTGGAACTGGCCACGCGTGGCAATCTGGACAAGGATGTCCACTTCGACTTGCGGTATGTGCCTTTCCTGGAATTGTTGCGTTATCTGGCGGCCTGCGACGCTGTGGTGTTGCCGTACTCCAAAATCTCGCAAAGCCCGGTCCACCGGCTGGCAGCCGCTTTTGGCAAGCCGGTGGTGTCGCTTGAAATGGCGAAAACTTCGCCTGATTATTTATCCGAAAACACCGCCGTTGAAAATCCAGCCTCGCGGCTGGCCCTCGCCATGACCGAAGCGCTTTCGGGCCGGGGCGGCGCGCCTTACGGCAAGAGCGATCAACCCCCCCCGCTTTCCTGGGATCAGGTGGCCGCATACACTTGCAGAGCTTATTCCATCGCCTGCGGCCATGCGTAG
- a CDS encoding glycosyltransferase, translating into MIMETGMSGRNSVCEITISKAALEDHEVGRLIDPSAGSRLDLTAFVSCYNESEYIAHTLDAITSALGQVGITYEIIVIDDNSSDDSAGIVREYIDSHPDKKMILKRNLVNKGLAQNYIDAAFLGKGKYYRLFCGDNPEPIESIISICSLIGKADTIIPNHASVPGKGAFRKRLSRLYTQLVNMVSGHYITYYNGLAIHLRHNVMRWHPNTRGFGFQADILCMLLDSGASYIEVSVPAINRAPSRSLTMKNFLSVGHTLLDIMIRRIANRVYRRNA; encoded by the coding sequence ATGATTATGGAAACGGGCATGTCCGGAAGAAATTCCGTTTGCGAGATCACTATATCTAAAGCGGCGCTTGAAGACCACGAAGTGGGAAGGCTGATAGACCCGTCGGCCGGTTCCCGTCTGGATCTGACGGCGTTTGTGTCGTGCTATAACGAATCTGAATATATCGCGCATACGCTCGACGCCATAACCAGCGCCCTGGGCCAGGTTGGCATTACGTATGAAATAATCGTGATAGACGACAATTCAAGCGACGATTCGGCCGGCATTGTCAGGGAGTATATAGACAGCCACCCTGACAAAAAGATGATACTCAAGCGGAACCTTGTGAACAAGGGGCTCGCCCAGAACTATATCGACGCCGCCTTCCTTGGCAAGGGCAAATACTACAGGCTGTTCTGCGGGGACAATCCGGAGCCGATCGAAAGCATAATCAGCATCTGCAGCCTTATCGGCAAGGCCGACACAATTATCCCCAACCATGCAAGCGTTCCCGGCAAGGGCGCCTTCCGCAAGCGCCTGTCGCGGCTGTACACGCAGCTTGTGAACATGGTGAGCGGGCACTACATCACCTATTACAACGGGCTGGCCATACATTTGCGCCACAATGTCATGCGCTGGCATCCGAACACGCGCGGCTTCGGCTTTCAGGCGGACATCCTGTGCATGCTCCTGGATTCCGGGGCCAGCTACATCGAGGTCTCGGTGCCGGCGATCAACCGCGCGCCGTCCCGCTCGCTGACGATGAAGAATTTCCTGTCCGTGGGACACACGCTACTGGACATAATGATCCGCCGGATCGCCAACCGTGTTTACAGGCGCAACGCATAG
- a CDS encoding class I SAM-dependent methyltransferase — MGGQTQNSGGPICQICGAQRLRAVEGFDSLPRITSDCRGYPAGGRLFVCMACGGVQKLPDGEWLREIREIYSGYKVYYQSGGEEQIVFDRASGVPRRRSEVIIGRLAAACGFGGKGTALDVGCGNGATIRAMSAALEGWSLSGHELEGAPLQLPDVPGFAKLYTGPLAAINTSFDLVTMIHSLEHFPSPMDALAALRPIVGAGRLFIEVCNIDENPFDILIADHLIHLSPVSIRILLERAGYTNVSVAADWAPKEISALAMAGDALRPGADSSVITEDGLGETVNRRMSGYTAWLKTMVDTATGLAGDKAPFGIFGTSIASTWLASQMEGKIEFFVDEDESRAGREHMGRPIVLPGGIPDGGNVFVALAPSIAGSIAARLSGLPCRFITPPPLQIGWRRP, encoded by the coding sequence ATGGGCGGACAGACACAAAACAGCGGCGGCCCGATCTGCCAGATATGCGGCGCGCAAAGGCTGCGCGCGGTGGAAGGCTTCGATTCGCTTCCCCGCATCACGTCGGACTGCCGGGGCTATCCGGCCGGCGGCCGGCTTTTTGTGTGCATGGCCTGCGGAGGCGTCCAGAAGCTTCCCGACGGCGAATGGCTGCGGGAGATCAGGGAGATTTACTCCGGGTATAAGGTGTATTATCAGTCCGGCGGCGAAGAGCAGATTGTTTTCGACCGCGCCTCCGGCGTCCCGAGGCGGCGCAGCGAAGTGATAATCGGGCGGCTTGCCGCCGCCTGCGGATTTGGCGGGAAAGGAACCGCTCTCGACGTGGGCTGCGGAAACGGGGCGACAATCCGGGCCATGAGCGCCGCGCTTGAGGGATGGTCCTTGAGCGGGCATGAACTGGAGGGGGCGCCGCTCCAGTTGCCGGACGTTCCCGGTTTCGCAAAATTGTACACAGGCCCCCTTGCCGCCATAAACACTTCATTTGATCTGGTGACCATGATCCACTCCCTGGAGCATTTCCCCTCGCCCATGGACGCGCTTGCCGCGCTCCGCCCCATTGTCGGGGCCGGGCGGCTGTTCATAGAGGTGTGCAACATCGATGAGAATCCGTTCGATATCCTTATCGCGGACCATTTGATCCACCTGAGTCCGGTTTCCATAAGAATTCTGCTGGAGCGCGCGGGATACACCAATGTCTCCGTCGCGGCGGATTGGGCGCCAAAAGAGATATCGGCGCTGGCTATGGCAGGGGATGCCCTTCGGCCCGGAGCAGACTCCTCCGTAATCACGGAAGACGGGCTGGGAGAAACTGTCAATCGCCGGATGTCCGGCTACACAGCATGGCTGAAAACCATGGTGGACACAGCAACGGGCCTTGCAGGCGATAAAGCCCCCTTCGGGATTTTCGGCACGTCCATCGCGTCCACCTGGCTTGCAAGCCAGATGGAAGGGAAGATAGAGTTTTTCGTCGACGAGGATGAGAGCCGCGCCGGCAGGGAGCATATGGGAAGGCCTATTGTCCTGCCCGGCGGAATACCAGACGGCGGGAATGTCTTTGTGGCGCTGGCTCCTTCAATCGCCGGGTCCATAGCCGCCCGCCTTTCAGGACTGCCATGCAGGTTCATAACCCCGCCTCCGTTGCAAATCGGCTGGCGCCGGCCTTGA
- a CDS encoding sugar nucleotide-binding protein yields the protein MSDLSYLVAGAGGLIGSSLFEALKKSGAQVAGTTRRKERTGTGLRFLDLADGNNIDIGSGRCSVAFLCAGITSLAACEADPGRTRLVNVTNTLLLARKLLGSGAKVVFLSSNAVFDGGTPHPDENCARCPVVEYGRQKAEVEEGLLSMGGGDNIIIVRITKTLSARSGMASEFLKHLQAGNPCMAFTDLLMSPISLGHVTGSLLAIASSGLSGIFHVSGSEELSYADFAGRLAASIGADPSLVRQCSSSDAGVKVLFSPRYPALGMERTSGALGIPPEPLEEMLANLSGEN from the coding sequence ATGAGCGATCTGTCTTATCTTGTGGCCGGCGCCGGCGGGCTTATCGGATCCAGCCTGTTCGAAGCCCTGAAAAAGTCCGGGGCACAGGTGGCCGGGACCACCCGGCGCAAAGAGCGGACCGGGACGGGCCTCCGTTTTCTCGACCTTGCCGATGGTAATAATATTGATATTGGATCCGGGCGGTGTTCCGTCGCTTTCCTTTGCGCCGGAATCACCAGCCTGGCGGCGTGCGAGGCCGATCCGGGGCGGACCCGCCTGGTGAACGTCACCAATACCCTTTTGCTGGCCCGCAAGCTTCTCGGCTCCGGGGCAAAGGTCGTGTTTTTGTCCAGCAACGCGGTCTTCGACGGCGGCACGCCTCATCCGGACGAGAATTGCGCCCGTTGCCCGGTCGTCGAATACGGGCGGCAGAAGGCCGAGGTGGAAGAAGGGCTGTTGTCCATGGGCGGAGGTGATAATATTATCATTGTGAGAATAACCAAAACATTGTCGGCGCGCTCTGGAATGGCCTCTGAATTCTTGAAACATCTTCAAGCGGGGAATCCGTGCATGGCTTTCACCGACCTGCTGATGTCCCCCATCTCCCTCGGGCACGTGACTGGTTCTTTGCTGGCGATCGCCTCCAGCGGATTGTCCGGAATCTTCCATGTTTCCGGCTCGGAGGAACTGTCATACGCGGATTTCGCCGGCAGGCTGGCGGCGAGTATAGGGGCCGATCCATCCCTGGTGCGGCAATGCTCGTCTTCGGACGCCGGGGTAAAGGTGCTTTTCAGCCCAAGGTATCCCGCGCTTGGGATGGAACGGACGAGCGGAGCGCTTGGAATCCCGCCGGAGCCTCTGGAAGAGATGCTGGCCAACCTTTCCGGTGAAAATTAA